The Tripterygium wilfordii isolate XIE 37 chromosome 4, ASM1340144v1, whole genome shotgun sequence genome has a window encoding:
- the LOC119996485 gene encoding beta-adaptin-like protein A isoform X2, which yields MAPPVQSQRNQSASQPSGKSEVSDLKTQLRQLAGSRAPGVDDSKRELFKKVISYMTIGIDVSSLFGEMVMCSATSDIVLKKMCYLYVGNYAKVNPDLALLTINFLQRDCKDMDPMIRGLALRSLCSLRVPNLVEYLVGPLGSGLKDNNSYVRTVATIGVLKLYHISSSTCVDADFLATLKHLMLNDSDTQVVANCLSALQEIWSAEASTSEEASREREALISKPVIYYFLNRIKGFSEWGQCLVLELVGKYVLSDGNEIFDIMNLLEDRLQHANGAVVLATIKLFLQLTLSMTDVHQQVYERIKSPLLTLVSSGSPEQSYAVLSHLHVLVMRAPYIFSSDYKHFYCQYNEPSYVKKLKLEMLTAVANENNTYEIVTELCEYAANVDIPIARESIRAVGKIALQQYDVNAIVDRLLQFLEMEKDYVTAEALVLVKDLLRKYPQWSHDCIAVVGNISSKNVEEPKAKAALIWMLGEYSQDMQDAPYILESLVENWDEEHSAEVRLHLLTAVMKCFFKRPPETQKALGAALAAGLADFHQDVHDRGLFYYRVLQYDVSVAERVVNPPKQAVSVFADTQSSEIKDRIFDEFNSLSVVYHKPSYMFTDKEHRGVFEFSDELGSLSVGAESADNIVPVPRVEANDKDLLLSTAEKEENRGVSINDSAYNAPSYDGSSTATAALQMQSLAISNPAVPGHTPQASLAIDDLLGLGVPETPAPAPAPSPPVLKLNPKATLDPGTFQQKWRQMPIALSQECSLSPQGAAKLTTPQVLLRHMQGNSIHCIASGGQSPNFKFFFFAQKAQEPSNFLVECKINTSSGQAQMNIKADDLSTSQVFSALIQSALSKFGM from the exons ATGGCTCCTCCTGTTCAGTCTCAGCGAAATCAGTCGGCATCTCAACCGTCCGG caaAAGCGAAGTCTCAGATTTGAAAACACAGCTGCGGCAGTTGGCTGGCAGCCGAGCACCGGGTGTTGATGATTCAAAGCGTGAGCTTTTCAAGAAGGTTATCTCCTATATGACGATCGGCATTGATGTCTCGTCTCTCTTTGGTGAGATGGTAATGTGCTCAGCAACATCAGACATTGTTTTGAAGAAGATGTGTTATCTCTATGTTGGTAACTATGCAAAGGTCAATCCTGATCTTGCTCTTTTAACAATTAACTTTCTCCAAAGAGATTGCAAGGATATGGACCCAATGATCCGAGGGCTTGCCCTGAGGAGCTTGTGTTCACTACGTGTGCCAAATCTGGTTGAGTATTTGGTGGGACCTTTGGGATCAGGGTTGAAGGACAATAACAGTTATGTGAGGACAGTGGCAACCATCGGAGTGCTAAAATTATATCATATATCATCTTCAACGTGTGTGGATGCAGACTTTCTAGCTACACTGAAGCATTTGATGCTTAATGATTCAGATACTCAG GTAGTTGCAAACTGTTTATCAGCACTACAAGAGATTTGGAGCGCTGAGGCAAGCACCTCCGAGGAAGCATCCAGGGAGAGAGAAGCTCTGATTAGCAAGCCAGTCATATACTACTTTTTGAATCG GATTAAGGGATTTAGTGAATGGGGACAATGTCTTGTGCTTGAATTGGTTGGTAAATATGTACTCTCAGACGGCAATGAGATATTTGATATCATGAATCTCCTGGAAGATAGACTACAGCATGCAAACGGTGCTGTGGTCTTAGCCACCATTAAACTGTTTCTGCAGTTAACCTTGTCCATGACTGATGTTCATCAGCAG GTATATGAACGCATTAAGTCCCCTTTGCTAACCTTAGTGAGTTCAGGAAGTCCGGAGCAATCATATGCAGTTTTAAGTCATCTGCACGTCTTGGTGATGCGTGCACCATACATATTTTCTTCTGACTACAAACACTTCTATTGTCAGTATAATGAGCCATCTTATGTTAAAAAGTTAAAGCTTGAAATGCTTACTGCAGTGGCAAATGAGAACAACACTTATGAAATTG TGACGGAATTATGTGAATATGCTGCAAATGTTGATATTCCCATTGCAAGAGAGTCTATTCGGGCTGTAGGAAAAATAGCACTGCAGCAGTATGATGTGAATGCAATTGTTGATAGGCTTCTTCAGTTTCTAGAGATGGAAAAGGACTATGTGACTGCTGAAGCTCTG GTACTTGTAAAAGATCTGCTGAGGAAATATCCACAATGGAGTCATGACTGTATTGCAGTTGTTGGAAATATCAGCAGCAAGAATGTAGAGGAACCCAAGGCCAAAGCAGCTCTTATCTGGATGTTGGGGGAATATTCTCAGGACATGCAAGATGCTCCTTATATTTTAGAGAGTTTAGTTGAGAATTGGGATGAGGAGCATTCTGCTGAG GTTCGCTTACATCTTCTAACAGCAGTGATGAAGTGTTTTTTCAAGAGGCCACCTGAGACCCAGAAAGCCTTAGGAGCTGCATTAGCTGCTGGTCTTGCTGATTTTCACCAG GATGTTCATGATAGAGGCTTATTCTACTACAGGGTGTTGCAATATGATGTCTCTGTTGCTGAACGAGTGGTCAACCCTCCAAAGCAGGCTGTTTCTGTCTTTGCTGATACTCAGAGCAGCGAGATCAAAGACCGCATATTTGATGAATTTAACAGTTTATCAGTTGTATACCATAAG CCATCTTACATGTTCACTGATAAGGAACACCGGGGTGTATTTGAGTTTTCTGATGAGCTTGGAAGTTTGTCTGTTGGGGCTGAATCTGCCGACAACATTGTTCCAGTACCAAGGGTCGAAGCAAATGACAAGGATCTTCTCCTCAGTACTgcagagaaggaagaaaataGAGGTGTTAGCATCAATGACTCTGCTTATAATGCTCCTTCATATGATGGGTCATCCACAGCTACCGCTGCATTGCAAATGCAATCATTGGCAATATCAAACCCTGCAGTACCAGGGCATACACCTCAGGCTAGTTTGGCCATAGACGATCTACTAGGTTTAGGTGTACCGGAAACACCTGCACCTGCACCTGCTCCTTCACCACCCGTTCTGAAGCTAAATCCAAAAGCCACTTTGGATCCAGGCACTTTTCAGCAAAAATGGCGCCAAATGCCGATCGCTTTATCTCAG GAGTGTTCGTTGAGTCCCCAAGGAGCTGCCAAATTGACGACACCTCAAGTTCTCTTGCGACACATGCAAGGCAATTCCATCCACTGCATTGCATCTGGCGGTCAATCACCTAACTTtaagttctttttctttgcaCAGAAGGCTCAAGAACCATCTAATTTTCTTGTGGAGTGCAAGATCAACACATCATCTGGCCAAgctcaaatgaatatcaaagcTGATGATCTAAGTACATCCCAGGTCTTTTCAGCTTTGATCCAATCGGCCTTGTCCAAATTTGGTATGTAA